In Amblyraja radiata isolate CabotCenter1 chromosome 36, sAmbRad1.1.pri, whole genome shotgun sequence, the sequence agtaactgtaatactgaaaggagttatcctctgtctctctgatacagATTTACATGATGAGATATACATACTTTACCGCTCCAGCACCgatcacagtgaacttcacctggTTTGTTCTGGGAGTTATGGTGATGGCTATTCCCGTGCTCAGTGGGCCTGGTCACCTCGTCCCCTTCAACCGTGGATAGAAATAGCATCTGGAGAACGTTCTCAGCCCATCATCATCAATGTCAATGGGACCAACTTCGTGAATCGACTGGTGACCTCAGGGAAACTCTACGATGGCAAGGATTTCAATGTGAGGATTGTCCCCGTTGTGTTTCAAGATGCCGGAGTTTACGCCTGTGATCTGGAACGATATCGATTTCCCACCATTGATctaatcacagtgaaaggtaggagtcagaatgttgccactgagtttactgatgaacttattgtttaaaatgtaaacaacctgcttgtttccacagtcacagctgaaccgtctgatgcagtgactgagggagacaacgttaccctgacctgctctgtgtctcacgtcattgggtcaatgagactggtttggatcaatggcGATGGCAAACGTGTTGGAGAAAAGGCACTGACTGAGGAAGAGAAATCACCGAGTCtggttattcagaaagctgagagaggcagagggaactggagatgtgttttgtttcatCAAGACCTGCCCCGGCTTTTTGTCCCGTATCAGGAGCCCCGTGGTAAGTGATAAGGGTTTGTTCTTCatacttagagtcatgattgagTTTTGATGTCGCTTATTGGTCCTGAAATTTGAGTGGAATATTTTCTTCCAGTTTGAGTTGTCTAACTCTGTTATGAtcaatgaattctcaaatttcaaataacacttcctgaacaccactcccccccccttcattgtgcacgcatttatcccaccacccagtgatcctattctcttcccttcctctttcaactcatttcccaccccttccaattgcagttttccttttatgttcttgctccacttccacccatatccctccctctgttactgatctgactgtagatcagtcagtattagttgacctgatctatgtcatgttttactgcatgccgctgtgtactcaaacactcatctggttgaaccaggatttatataaaggacttcaagattatgtaaaaggaaacactacagaaacaaaacagaaatgggaattggaaatgaatattattattactgatgaaatgtgggaaaagacatgtcttttgttCATACGTTAAACAGCCCCGCCTGGAGGAagtttgaatggaaaactagAATGAGAGTATTTCAGACTCCTCTTATGTTAGCAAGATATAGCAACACCTCAGATTTATGCTGGAGACAATGCGGGAAGATTGGTGATCATACCCAGATTTTATGGATTGtcccaaattgtatcaatattggagagacattcaggaggagatcaagctaatcttgggggtggatctacctctggagccggcatgcttcatactaggagagactccagaaaatatagataccaaaacatagaaacatagaaaataggtgcaggagtagaggccattcggcccttcgagcctgcaccattcgccattcaatatgatcatggctgatcatccaactcagtatcctgtacctgccttctctccataccatctgatccctttagccacaagggccacatctaactccctcttaattatagccaatgaactgtggcctcaactaccttctgtggcagagaattccacagattcaccactctctgtgtgtgaaaaaaaatgtttttctcatctcggtcctaaaagacttccctcttatccttaaactgtgacccctagttctggacttccccagcatcggaaataatcttcctgcatctagcctgtccaaccccttaagaattttgtacgtttctataagatcccccctcaatcttctaaattctagcgtgtcagACATGCTTGCTTGGGCTGTTGCTGTTGATTGCAAAGAAGATGATTACAGAGTCATGGAGAAATGTAAAGTcaccaaatgttcaacagtggagggaaagattgaaaagtgtatatatgatggaaagtataacagctaaactccagttaaggacggatgctttcaacattatgtggacatcggtattactacaactgccaagactgattttctgccacacaaggtagttgaggccagttcattggctatatttaagagggagttagatgtggcccttgcggctaaatggatcagggggtgtggagagggcaggtacaggatactgagttggatgatcagccatgatcatatcgaatggcaaatggtgcaggctcgaagggccgaatggcctctactcctgcacctattttgtatatttctatgtttctatgtttttaagtaaggtcaattaatctggggaaaaaagacacaatatgctggagtaactcaacgggtcaggcggaatctctggagaacatggataggtgaggttttgggttgggaccctacttcagactaaagggctgtgacctgaaatgtcacctacctaacctgctgagtttctccaacacattgtgtcttttattggtaaactatcatctgcagtaccttgtgtctcaGTTAATCTGGATCACAAGTTAAACTCAAGACTTCTGATCTAAATTAGTCAGTGTGGTTAATGCCTGGTCTTTGGGGGAGCTTTTGAATGATGTCCATTTATTCTACAAATGTGAACTCTGTGTTTATTACTTTGACAGGGAATTACACTTTCATTATCAGATTTGTTGTGATTATCGGAGGGCTGGCTCTTCTCCTCGTCATTGTACTGGCAGTGGTGTGGTATCAAAGAAGGCACAAGCCTACAGGTAAAGT encodes:
- the LOC116966214 gene encoding CD276 antigen homolog gives rise to the protein MAAEKKRRLVTSLRTDRVEWAWSPRPLQPWIEIASGERSQPIIINVNGTNFVNRLVTSGKLYDGKDFNVRIVPVVFQDAGVYACDLERYRFPTIDLITVKVTAEPSDAVTEGDNVTLTCSVSHVIGSMRLVWINGDGKRVGEKALTEEEKSPSLVIQKAERGRGNWRCVLFHQDLPRLFVPYQEPRGSLDISSFTDIRIIIVLGYLVIKLAVALGLICCSWRMNRSCRNPREVTGNVTNNSNEAVTMQTLNSDPDLRDQNE